The genomic DNA TTCCCACCACAATGACGGCCACAGAGATCAGGAGCTGTACCTACCACCCAGAGACGCACCCCTTCTGCCCCATCTTTCGTGTGGGGGACGTGCTGAACTATACTGGGCAGAACGTGGATGCCCTGGCATCCCAGGTCTTATTCGCCCGCTATTCCCTCTCCTTCTCAAAAATGTCTTAACTATTTATCCTCAAGGCTAAAATGTTGCAACTGCACaggaaataaattaaataaagtgtCATAAGACTTTGCCCTGCGGATTCATGCTGTTAGTTGTCAAGTCCTCTTGACAGTGCTGACCTTGGAGGGGACAGTGATCTGGAGAGTCCAAAATAGGGGATGCAATTGTAGCTTATTAGTTGTGTGTTGTACCATTCACTTTTGTTTAACCTCCTCTGTTGGCATAGAAACTGCTCCACAAAAGAGGAAGACATGAGATTATGAGACAGGAGTCGATTGGACAAATATGTCTTTTGAATAAACAGTGTGAACCTATAGTCCTGTTAGCGAATGAGCTATGCTAAAAAGCTAACATGTTTGCTAACTTGGTAAACATGTTAGCTTGGATAGCTTAACTTTACCACTTCAATAACTtttttattagggctgtcaaacgataatttttaaaaaattgcgattaatcgctgaatttctatagttaatcgcgattaatcgcatgttttatcacatgataaAAATTCTATTACTTTgaatttcagaactgtttttaagtacatattaacaatggaaggcaattcttaccagtgtatcttgattgaacttgattatgaacttgattttaagatttgtatttgtttattatttatttatctactgtaaactaaagaaaaatgtgtgaatctagtcacacatttgaatctagagtagagcttagatcgggcccaaaaaaatcaagcccgaccctacccgagcccgtgcacgttgtgtccgagcctggcccgacacattaactgtaattatgagcccgtGCCCGATTTAAAcctaacatttttttaatacgGGGCCATTATAACTGACGTTgtcaactacaattcagagttgttggAACTACAGAAATCCTTTTAGaattatcttaatgaataatgcaacaaggacgaagcatgtagcctaaactgcgctgtttgtttattcagaatggaatggaTCGCAAATGGGTCCGAATGACGAAACGTAGCCCTCAGGGGTAGCCtatgcttggagaagtaacaaaagaggacatTGAAGGCTAattatcatcttttctgccacggcgagcctgcttcatgtgtctgttcatcgtCCAAGTCCCCGTTTTATTTGCTGTCATAGGCGAGCAGCGTGCTGCACTTAATGCACTCGACAAAGccaacacatatgttgtcactgcccacgacttgtttaaaatggttccatacctccgactttcctccaaacttgctcaaaggtaattctcctgtttttatttttttctttacatcctcaagctccatgttatacagcaggcccggtgtgatgtgtgcgagaggaggagactccgcGCATGATACCTGTTGCATTTTGTAGCCTAACTATAGTCtaacttgtgtaactttttggacacatttgttactttggcctaaatatagcctatatagatAATATTTcagattatggcatagcttccTCCCTAACcgattaggctaataaagtaatgataaaaaaaaaaaaaatgcatggatgcatcgggcagagaatctaaactctaatcTAGAgccaatatagtgtgcagtaactcctaaataattttgatgacttactgacgtccagtgatcaccttGCATCACTTTTCAGCAGTTCCAGTTTGACTGCTTTCTCCGTGTCGTACAGGCTGTGTACATGCGTGCgtgaaactactgtccccctcgaCGGCAATGTATACGACGGGTCAGAACATGCCAACCGTAGTCTTTAAGACCCGAGTCTTCTACGATGCTGACTGGTCTGCAGGTAGTTAACACCCATTTCGCAAGAGCTGTAGTCATTTTTTGGGATTTGGTTTCATCCACAGGTCGGCAactagcactctccaaaatagtgctttgcctgagcccactagcatcaacctgagtcacgttaactgtactatgcttagctcgtaggtggtagctcaagcttgacatccttcggtgatattttaatgcGGCTTTACgcaatgtgcatatggcttttGACCCGtctgggagttttggaaaataaaaagcgccattcagaattgtgttgctgctgtctttctccataatgcctgcagcctgcagcagcaggatttgttacgaggaagtatggcaaagtgcggcaaagggtaaaaatagtagcctgttaggcacgacgtggagccgagtgaagtgaaaataaatcaataaatggcggcatgcaattaatgcgattaaaaaaaaatcgtgTTATACTTGGCCCTTAATCACATCgcaattaacgcgttaatgctgacagccctacttTTTATTGAACAGTAGAGAGAAAATTGTATTATGACTGACTAACTGGTGCCCGCCCAACTGGCTAGCAGGTTAACAGTTAGCTCGACAACGACAGTCGTTTACAAGAGGTTGAGCAAATAGCAAGCAGGCTAAATTCTCAACACTAGAGGTTTCTCCCTTATTTACCACTGCCTTCTCAAGGTGCATCTGTTTTCCTTATCCTTCTCTTTCAGGGTGGAGAAATAGGAATTAACATTGAGTGGAAGTGTAACCTGGACCTGGACATTGACTATTGTGTACCCAAGTACTCATTTACGCGACTGGACGCACCATTTGCCAAGAATGCCATCTCCAAAGGCTACAACTTCAGGTCGTGAGGCTGATTTTTACTCTGGATGTCTACtcaatctttttctttctttcattctttaGTTACATTTTATCTTCTCTTTGAATGCAGATTTGCCAAATATTTCAAGACAGAGAATGGGACAGATTTTCGGACACTTCACAAAGCATTTGCAATCCGCTTTGATGTTATGGTCACTGGAAATGTGAGTTGTGTGAAATTGTGGCAACCTGGAAATTTgtgtaaatataaaatgtttaaaacacatttttaaacctaATTTTTAAGAGATTGCATTTGACATTTATTGCAAAACTGTTGTCacttaaaaacatgtttaaagttatataatactatatattgttaaaaactgttttaaaaagCAAACTGGAAGGGCACTTGGAGAGTGCAGATCTCTgccaaggcatgccctatcacaccatgttaatgcagtgtgaattttcccagttgggtactatttatttctgattattccgacaccacatCAATGCCACTCCACAATTCAATgagttcttccttggcccattcaacacccttccaccaagtttcatgaaaatcaggccagtttttctgtaatcctgctgacagaaaaacaaaccaacaaacagacTAACCAAgccgaaaacataacctccttggcggagCTAATAAATATAAGTATATTTAAATGCCTGGGATTGTTTATACATTAGGTCACGTAAACTGACCCCATCTCTTCCAGGCAGGAAAGTTTAACACAATCCCAACACTGATCAACCTGGTAGCTGCCTTTACCTCTGTTGGACTGGTAAGGATTTGTGATCAGGCAAaagataataaaaatgtatttttcttctttgctgTCAGCTTTGATTATACTTTATTTTACCTGTGTCGGCAGGGTACAGTTCTCTGTGACATTATCCTACTGAACTTCTTGAAAGGGGCTGAACAGTACAAAGCCAAGAAGTTTGAAGAGGTAATGCATGTTTTGATTATGCATTTTGACTACCAATACAGACGCTGATGGCAGAGTGACCTTCACCAAAGAGTCCAGGTAAGCTTTCCTGTAAGATCTTCCTCACAGACTTCCCTCGTTGTTTTGTCCATCCAGGTATCAGAGGCTCAGATAGAAGCATCCCTTGCTCAGAGCCCAGGCAGccagctgtcactcaaaccATGTATCAAGAGCTCCTATGATTCTGGAGCCATTTCCCTCGCTACCTCTTACTAACCTATCTGActgacaacagcaacaacaatctGAAGAAATGgactttcctctctctttcttttcccttATTGCCTTATTGACTTATTGCAGGAGATTCATTGTCTTTTCCGGTTGTCAGGATCTTGCAGTCAGTTTTAGTTTATGGAATTTGGTATAAAGAAGGACAACATGGTTGCCATATTTGCAATTTTGCAACAATTAGTGGGAGTCCCAGGGAAAGAACTATGTCCTTGTAgcaataaatgtattaataaaagaaaactgCAGAGAATATACGTAACATTTTGGAGAATGTCTCTTTCTTGTCTCACCAACTGCCCTTCTTCTCTGTCCTGCACAAATAAAAGCACTAAAGAGTCTCCTAATGGCATAAGGACATGGTTAATaatattgatgtgtgtgtgtgtgtgtgtgtgtgtgtgtgtgtgtgtgtgtgtgtgtgtgtgtgtgtgtgtgtgtgtgtgtgtgtgtgtgtgtgatactgtAAGAGGGGGCTGAAGTGGGAGGTTGAGGTTTACAAATGGGCCATTTTAGACCACTGCTGCACGATGACGCACAGTAGATGTTACTGTACAGACTAATGGAGTAATGTAATTAATCTTTTTCCAATCCAAAATGGAATTATGATTATCTTTTTATCTGTCCATTTCTCTGGTTTACTCACACATTGTCATCTCAGACAAGTAAGTAATAAGTAATTCTCTGTATTTCCTGCTCTCTCTATCATACACATACTATGATATCTCAGATTAGTGCCCTAGTGTGTGACCAGGGCACTAATAGATGAGCTAAAGAGCCTCCTAATGGCTCTGACATTGATTTAAGAGAGAAGATAGCTGTGAATGGAGGCTGCAGAGGAATTGACAGCAGTTAGTTTGATTTACTAATGATATCAATATAATGCATGTAATGGAAATGACAGAATATGATACACAGCGCCATAAAGTACACATCTCTCTGAATGTTGCGTCTGGTCTGAAGCAAAGCTACAGCTTGTCTGTGCACAGAAGGAACAAATAGTTTTCTGACTACTATAACAGCACTTGAAGGCCAAACAAGACTGGATGTGTGTCCATGCACACAGCTCTGCAATTATTAATCATGTAAATAGATAATGACACTTAGATAATCCCTATTTAGAAGAATTAATAAATGGAATGAGGAAGCTAGAGGAAGAAATTTatctacttttttattttgaggggaaaATGTGGACAAAatgtgggggtgtgggggggggggggttaaaaaaaaaaaaaaaaaaaaaaaaaaaaaaaaaaaaaaaaaaaaaaaaaaaaaaaaaaaaaaaaaataatttatttttttttttatttaataataaaataaaaaaaaaaaaaatatccctcccaaaaaaaaaaaaaaaaaacaaaaacccccCTAATAGTATTTTTACTACCCAGCGAGCAAATGGCTTTAAAATAGGGCTTTTAACATTTCAAGAGCTGAACGGAGAACAGCCGACAGTCTGCAGCCACTGCTTCAGCTCCAACTCTCATTCCTCCTTTGGGGTTAATTTCCCAGGATGGCTGGACAGGGAGCCATTagccagtctgctgctggtcaGTGTGAGATTTACAGTAagtatgaggaagaggaggacaaCACAACATTTCTGATAAAAGATGCTGGAAGAATGTTTATGCCAGCAACCAAATTGACTAAACAGTTATATGCTGCTGATGCCACACTGGCAGCGTATAATCCAGTCTGGATACAGACAGAGTGGAGAGCatggacaaaaaacaaacagttgagGGTCAAACAATGACTGGCTTGAAATACTCTCAGCACTTGATCAATTATCATTTTGAATGGTGGTGGTGTGGAGAGGGAAGAGGAGCAATAAGACCCAGTGGTGCTTTAAGTGTCCAGAAAAGAactcaataaatcattttaagaaAGTCTGGGAGCCCTTATAATTAATGCAGTTTTACAGTCCCTGCCTGTCCTTCTTCCCTGTGTTCCACCTCTTCAGAGCCAGTATCCAGGCAGGGAGAGCCGGCCGGCGTGTTGGTGCTTCCACCCTCTTTGTCGCTGCCTgctcatcctcttcctcctcctgctcacACTCCTGCTCTATAACAGAGTCCTCCTCTGCACCTGAATCCTCTGAGTCTGTAGCATCCGGGTCCAGCTCTGGAGGCGTTATGGCCACCACCTCCTCGGAAAAATGCACCCGCCGGTTCACCTCGACTCGCCTCTGATCCAGAGAAGGATGAGTGGATAAAACGGAAAAAGAAAGATGAACAGAAGGTAAAGACAgcagtttttttgtcattctaAAGTGTTACATTTGGTGTGTAATTTCGGGAAAACTCTATTTTATGAAtcagttattttttatatattttggtacatttgtactacaaacaaaactgtcAAATTTGTCTGCAGGCAAACAGtaaattcaacaaaagaaaaatgaatgaatatttacATGGGTTTAAATTAAGCATTTCTTCAAGGACATTTCTATTTTTCAATTGTATTTAGTACCAAATTACATTGTTCTTTTTTGAGACACTTCTTGGAAATGATTACAAAATTATTCAGAAAGTAATACCGAACTGTAAAGTGTTGCCAATATTTAAAAAGATTAATCTATAAATACATGTCTTGTGCAGACAAATATATCAAAAGTCTATAACTTTTCTGAAGAGTTTCCTTTTAGCATTGTGCATGAAAAAAGCTACTTTGTTTAAATGATCTCATTTTTGAACAAAATTGAAGTGGGAGGTGCATGACCTCTTCAACTTCATCTAACTGCAGCATATGACATCTCCCAATTCTATACTACTGTACTTCACTAACTGCATACAGCAAATACTCATCTATAGTAGGCCTATGCAGTTAAAATACAAGGAATAACCATACTTtactgtttcaaataaatacattccCCATGCAAAGGCAATCAAACTGCaattttgtctctttgtttctAGAAATTCCaaaagtatttatttgttttctgatgcgTTTCTGTGGGAGAGTAGTGTGCAGCAAACTCAAaaataagatattttttttaaacccacacACATTGAGGGTACTTTATTCATATCACAGGACTTACTGAAACCTGCTTAGCATTAGCatgttgtatgtatttttacattttataccaCAAGGAGGCAGTGTGATACCCAATCACTTTTTTAAACTTACCCTTTTTGTCACTGTTCCCATGGAGGACTGTGATTCCTGGGATATGGAATGTTTGAGGACACCCCGGGGTGCAGGAGCAAAAAGAgtagatggagagagaggtggaggatTAGAGTTCCGGATGTATAAAGGCATGAGGTTATCATGTTGTGAATCTCCTGTCGCCTCCATCACTTGGTTGCTTGTTAGGCTCAGTGAAGATATGGACCCCTCTGTGAAACGAAAGACAAGAGAATTAAGTTTCCGGCTTCTAAAGAACATCATTTCAGTTACCACTGACAACATCTAACTTCTGTCAACTCAAATGTCTGATTAAAAACCCATGATTATGTAGATTATAAAGTTGTTCTGACCTCTGTATGCCTCTTTTCCATGACTTATTTCCTCAGTTTGTAGCATCTCGTCTCTCCGCTCAGCTGACTGATACTGTCTCTTCCTGTTGAGGTGGACTCTGCTCTTTAGCGCTAATTTGTCCAGAATATTTTCAGGCTGCTAATAAAAACAGATAACAGGGTGAACAACTCACAAATGAAAGTAAAattctttagaaatgtgttTTCACTTTGGTTCCATTTTTTAGATTTAGTTATTCTTAATCAAATAACTTCTGTTAAAATAGGAAATGATGCATTATTATTTAGATCTAACCTTTACAAACAAAGGAGGTC from Perca fluviatilis chromosome 10, GENO_Pfluv_1.0, whole genome shotgun sequence includes the following:
- the p2rx3a gene encoding P2X purinoceptor 3a isoform X1, encoding MGSLMLGCVTNFFTYETTKSVVVKSWSVGIINRLVQLLIIIYFVGWVFIHEKAYQVTDTGIESSVMTKVKGFGYHNDRVMDVADYVFPQQGADIFCIMTKLIVTENQFQGKCEEFGEKFSCTTDKDCHKHFGNILANGVITGVCIQPSNNTKNGQCEIEGWCPAENDDQAKIRPMIDVNNFTIFIKNSIRFPLFNVTRGNFPTTMTATEIRSCTYHPETHPFCPIFRVGDVLNYTGQNVDALASQGGEIGINIEWKCNLDLDIDYCVPKYSFTRLDAPFAKNAISKGYNFRFAKYFKTENGTDFRTLHKAFAIRFDVMVTGNAGKFNTIPTLINLVAAFTSVGLGTVLCDIILLNFLKGAEQYKAKKFEEVSEAQIEASLAQSPGSQLSLKPCIKSSYDSGAISLATSY